One Tamlana carrageenivorans genomic region harbors:
- the mutL gene encoding DNA mismatch repair endonuclease MutL: MADIIQLLPDHVANQIAAGEVVQRPASVVKELLENAIDAGADTIKLIIKDAGKTLVQVIDNGKGMSPTDARLSFERHATSKIKSAEDLFQLHTKGFRGEALASIAAIAHVELKTKQASNDVGNALVIEGSQVVSQDVVVTPTGTSVAVKNLFFNIPARRNFLKSDTVELRHVVDEFYRVALAHPSISFVMYNNGSESFNLPISNYRQRIVNIFGNKTNEKLVPVDEDTEVLNVSGFVGKPEFAKKSRGEQYFFVNDRFIKSAYLNHAIASAFEGLLKPGMHASYFLNLQVDPQSIDINIHPTKTEIKFDDEHTLYAILRAAVKHSLGQFNIAPVLDFERDPNLDTPYNYKETVISTPKVEVDRSFNPFKDASQPSVTSTQRSSHTSSFSRQEGHKSSSDWEGLYVGLESKSNESVVDFSEVEFESEEETLSIFNGDHQVEQTHTTYQLHKKYIVSTIKSGMLIIDQFRAHQRVLYEEFLRNMTSREGVSQQLLFPLQLHFSPQDIDIVNQLKADLEHTGFVFSNVDEELVEITGVPVNVPESEVSIILEQLISDVEHEVPDSNFSATDLLAKSMAKSLAIKTGQSLQKDEQEHLVNKLFACKDPNVSPANRVTFVTMSVDELDKKFI, translated from the coding sequence ATGGCAGACATTATACAGCTTTTACCCGATCATGTTGCAAACCAAATTGCCGCAGGAGAAGTTGTACAACGCCCAGCTTCGGTAGTTAAGGAACTTCTTGAAAATGCCATTGATGCTGGTGCAGATACGATAAAACTTATTATTAAAGATGCCGGAAAAACACTCGTTCAGGTTATCGACAACGGTAAGGGGATGAGTCCTACCGATGCACGACTTAGCTTTGAGCGTCATGCGACTTCTAAAATCAAGAGCGCAGAAGATTTATTTCAACTGCACACTAAAGGCTTTCGTGGTGAAGCCCTTGCCAGTATTGCGGCCATTGCTCATGTAGAATTAAAAACCAAACAGGCTTCCAACGATGTTGGAAATGCCCTTGTTATCGAAGGTAGTCAGGTTGTTTCACAGGATGTTGTGGTGACGCCAACGGGTACTTCGGTAGCGGTTAAAAACTTGTTTTTTAATATACCTGCTCGACGAAATTTTTTAAAGTCCGATACAGTGGAATTGCGCCATGTGGTCGATGAATTTTATCGTGTAGCCCTAGCACATCCTAGTATTAGTTTTGTGATGTATAACAATGGGAGCGAATCTTTTAATTTGCCCATAAGCAACTATCGTCAACGCATTGTCAATATATTTGGCAATAAAACCAATGAAAAATTGGTTCCTGTTGATGAAGATACCGAAGTACTTAATGTTTCAGGGTTTGTAGGAAAACCTGAATTCGCTAAAAAAAGTAGAGGCGAGCAGTACTTTTTTGTGAACGATCGCTTTATTAAAAGCGCTTATCTAAACCATGCGATAGCCTCAGCTTTTGAAGGTTTGTTAAAACCAGGCATGCATGCCAGTTACTTTTTAAATTTACAGGTAGACCCACAGTCTATTGATATTAATATTCATCCCACAAAAACGGAGATCAAATTTGATGATGAGCATACACTTTATGCCATTTTAAGAGCCGCTGTAAAACACAGTCTAGGGCAATTTAATATTGCGCCGGTTCTTGATTTTGAAAGAGATCCCAATTTAGATACACCTTATAATTACAAAGAAACGGTAATAAGTACGCCAAAGGTTGAAGTGGATAGAAGTTTCAATCCCTTTAAGGATGCGTCACAGCCTTCGGTGACTAGTACGCAGCGTTCAAGTCATACCTCGTCGTTTAGTCGTCAAGAGGGACATAAAAGTTCATCTGATTGGGAAGGCTTGTATGTGGGACTGGAATCCAAAAGTAATGAGAGTGTAGTCGATTTTAGCGAAGTGGAATTTGAGAGTGAAGAAGAAACCCTGTCGATTTTTAATGGCGATCATCAGGTTGAACAAACCCACACGACCTATCAATTACACAAGAAATACATTGTAAGTACGATAAAGTCAGGTATGTTAATTATCGATCAATTTCGAGCGCATCAACGTGTTTTATATGAGGAGTTTTTAAGAAATATGACGAGTAGAGAAGGGGTAAGTCAGCAATTATTGTTTCCATTACAACTTCATTTTTCACCTCAAGATATCGACATTGTCAATCAATTAAAAGCCGATTTGGAACATACTGGATTTGTGTTTTCTAACGTTGATGAAGAATTGGTTGAAATTACGGGAGTTCCTGTTAACGTTCCTGAAAGCGAAGTGTCTATCATATTAGAACAGCTTATTAGTGATGTAGAACATGAAGTGCCCGATAGTAACTTTAGTGCTACCGATTTATTAGCGAAATCCATGGCAAAAAGTTTAGCCATTAAAACGGGACAGTCTTTACAAAAAGACGAGCAAGAACATTTAGTCAACAAACTTTTTGCTTGTAAAGACCCCAATGTATCGCCCGCTAATCGTGTTACTTTTGTAACGATGAGTGTCGATGAGTTAGACAAAAAGTTTATATAA
- a CDS encoding riboflavin synthase subunit beta, which produces MGILKTRKNKKFSYTPRYYDNKGEDGSPFEIKHKFDDYRKTVGDNKGLKSKFVDALDDLKNNRDKEVNKRLIIIIAILILIFLFIIEFDLSIFFSK; this is translated from the coding sequence ATGGGAATTTTAAAGACACGTAAGAATAAAAAATTTAGTTATACCCCACGTTATTACGATAATAAAGGGGAAGATGGGAGTCCGTTTGAAATTAAACATAAGTTTGATGATTACCGTAAAACCGTTGGCGATAATAAAGGCTTAAAGTCTAAGTTTGTTGATGCTTTAGACGATTTAAAAAACAATCGTGATAAAGAAGTTAATAAGCGGCTAATCATTATTATAGCCATTCTAATTTTAATATTCTTATTCATCATCGAATTCGATTTATCTATTTTCTTTTCAAAATAA
- the ribH gene encoding 6,7-dimethyl-8-ribityllumazine synthase, with amino-acid sequence MATANKNLSEYDKATIPNASNFRFGIVVSEWNDTITEGLYKGAYDALIDNGVEAQNIIRWDVPGSFELIYGCKKMQEQMVNAVIAIGSVIQGETKHFDFVCEGVTQGIKDLNVLHETPVIFCVLTDNNMQQSIERSGGIHGNKGTEAAIAAIKMAKLRQDH; translated from the coding sequence ATGGCTACGGCAAATAAAAATTTATCAGAATACGATAAAGCAACAATCCCAAACGCGAGTAACTTTCGGTTTGGGATTGTTGTTTCAGAATGGAACGATACGATCACTGAAGGGCTTTATAAAGGGGCTTACGATGCGCTAATCGATAATGGGGTAGAGGCTCAAAATATTATTCGCTGGGATGTGCCAGGAAGTTTTGAATTGATTTATGGATGCAAAAAAATGCAAGAGCAAATGGTTAACGCTGTTATTGCTATTGGAAGCGTTATTCAAGGCGAAACCAAACACTTCGACTTTGTATGTGAAGGGGTAACTCAAGGGATTAAAGACCTTAATGTTTTGCATGAAACGCCTGTTATTTTCTGCGTACTTACCGATAATAACATGCAGCAATCCATAGAGCGCTCTGGCGGAATTCACGGTAATAAAGGCACAGAAGCTGCTATTGCTGCTATTAAAATGGCGAAATTACGTCAGGATCACTAA
- a CDS encoding tetratricopeptide repeat protein yields MATYNKRGYKPKTKEEKQTNIEEESTTAEVFNALDESASKTEDFVAKNQKYIFIIIGLVAIVVLGSLGYKEFISKPKQTRAMNDMFQAQKYFDQAVTGVKKDSLYNLALNGGEGKFGMLDIIDQYSGTPSANLANYYAGTAYLRLKDYKNAVKYLNDFESEDEILAPLAKGNIGDAFVQLGQKEDALGYYEEAAEMRDNEYTTPMYLFKAGTIALDLGQSDKALTYFKRIKDDYANSTEAAKVDVFIGKAEVLANK; encoded by the coding sequence ATGGCAACTTATAACAAAAGAGGTTACAAACCAAAAACAAAGGAAGAGAAGCAAACGAATATTGAAGAAGAATCGACTACAGCCGAGGTGTTTAACGCCCTTGATGAGTCGGCTTCTAAAACGGAAGACTTTGTTGCAAAAAATCAAAAATACATTTTCATTATTATCGGTTTAGTAGCTATCGTGGTTTTGGGGTCTTTAGGATATAAAGAATTTATTTCTAAGCCTAAGCAAACTCGAGCTATGAACGATATGTTCCAAGCTCAAAAATATTTCGATCAGGCCGTTACAGGTGTAAAAAAAGATTCTTTATACAATTTAGCACTTAATGGTGGTGAAGGTAAATTTGGAATGCTTGATATTATCGATCAGTATAGTGGAACGCCTTCTGCTAATTTAGCGAACTATTACGCGGGTACAGCTTACTTAAGATTAAAGGATTATAAGAATGCTGTTAAGTATTTAAATGATTTTGAAAGCGAAGATGAAATATTAGCGCCTTTAGCTAAAGGAAATATTGGTGATGCTTTTGTGCAATTAGGACAAAAAGAAGATGCTTTAGGGTATTATGAAGAAGCTGCTGAAATGCGTGATAATGAATACACGACGCCTATGTACTTATTTAAAGCTGGAACTATCGCTTTAGATTTAGGACAATCCGATAAAGCTTTAACTTACTTTAAAAGAATTAAAGATGATTATGCAAACTCTACTGAAGCTGCCAAAGTGGATGTGTTTATAGGAAAAGCAGAAGTATTGGCAAACAAATAA
- the recF gene encoding DNA replication/repair protein RecF (All proteins in this family for which functions are known are DNA-binding proteins that assist the filamentation of RecA onto DNA for the initiation of recombination or recombinational repair.): MILKSLSLLNYKNFDSKSFVFNDKINCIVGNNGIGKTNVLDAIYHLSFGKSYFNPIAAQNIKHDEGFFVINGDYEKDDKIEKIAISLKRGQKKVIKRNGKIYDKFSEHIGFLPLVIISPADRDLIIEGSDTRRKFIDSVISQSDKNYLNQLISYNKTLAQRNALLKYFALNHTFNADTLEVYNEQLNIFGAQIYEKRKHFLETFIPIFKSRYEAISNGKELVNLVYSSQLEENDLKTLLKTALSKDRALQYTSVGIHKDDLNFNIEEHPIKKFGSQGQQKSFLIALKLAQFDFLKNLSGVNPILLLDDIFDKLDEQRVSQIIKLVDDENFGQLFISDTHADRTEKAVKQVHQSYEIFKL, encoded by the coding sequence ATGATTTTAAAATCACTTTCTCTTCTCAATTATAAAAATTTCGACAGCAAATCGTTTGTTTTCAACGACAAAATAAATTGTATTGTTGGAAATAATGGTATTGGAAAAACAAATGTATTAGACGCCATCTATCATTTATCCTTTGGAAAAAGTTATTTTAATCCTATAGCCGCACAAAACATCAAGCACGACGAAGGCTTTTTTGTTATTAATGGGGATTATGAAAAGGATGATAAAATTGAAAAAATTGCCATTAGCTTAAAACGCGGACAAAAAAAAGTGATTAAGCGTAACGGAAAAATTTATGATAAGTTTAGTGAGCATATTGGCTTTTTACCTCTGGTAATTATTTCACCAGCCGATAGAGACCTTATTATTGAAGGCAGCGACACACGCAGAAAATTTATTGATAGTGTTATTTCGCAAAGCGACAAAAACTACCTCAATCAATTAATAAGCTACAATAAAACCCTAGCACAAAGGAATGCTCTACTAAAATATTTTGCTCTAAATCACACCTTTAACGCAGACACCTTAGAAGTTTACAACGAACAGCTTAACATTTTTGGCGCCCAAATTTACGAAAAGCGCAAGCATTTTCTAGAAACCTTTATACCCATATTTAAGTCACGGTACGAGGCCATAAGCAACGGAAAAGAGCTCGTCAATTTAGTATACAGTAGCCAGTTAGAAGAAAACGATTTAAAAACGCTTTTAAAAACAGCTTTAAGCAAGGACCGTGCGCTGCAATACACGAGTGTTGGTATTCATAAAGATGATTTAAATTTTAACATCGAAGAACACCCCATAAAAAAGTTTGGTAGCCAAGGTCAGCAAAAATCATTCTTAATCGCCTTAAAATTAGCGCAGTTCGATTTTTTAAAAAACCTAAGTGGGGTTAATCCCATTTTACTTTTAGATGATATTTTCGACAAACTTGACGAACAACGTGTCTCACAAATCATTAAATTAGTAGATGATGAAAACTTTGGTCAGTTATTCATTAGCGATACCCATGCCGATCGCACCGAAAAGGCCGTAAAGCAAGTACATCAATCTTACGAAATATTTAAATTATAA
- a CDS encoding DUF721 domain-containing protein — MAKRNNEHLSISDALKEFVETNKLEKGLDKVNVADAWAKLMGNGVYNYTSSINLERDTLYIQLNSSVLREELSYGKQKIIDMLNEELGKEIIKKLILR, encoded by the coding sequence ATGGCAAAACGCAATAACGAACATCTCAGTATTTCTGACGCCCTAAAAGAATTTGTAGAAACCAATAAACTAGAAAAAGGTTTAGACAAAGTAAATGTTGCCGATGCCTGGGCAAAACTTATGGGCAACGGTGTTTACAATTACACTTCCTCGATAAACCTTGAACGAGACACGCTTTACATTCAACTGAATTCCAGTGTATTAAGAGAAGAACTAAGCTACGGCAAACAAAAAATAATTGACATGCTTAATGAAGAATTAGGGAAAGAAATAATTAAAAAATTGATTTTAAGATAA
- a CDS encoding cold-shock protein — protein sequence MSKGTVKFFNDSKGFGFIVEDDNNKEHFVHISGLIDEIREGDVVEFDLQEGRKGLNAVNVKVV from the coding sequence ATGAGTAAAGGTACCGTAAAATTTTTCAACGATTCAAAAGGATTTGGTTTCATCGTTGAAGATGACAACAACAAAGAACATTTCGTACACATTTCAGGACTTATCGATGAAATTCGTGAAGGTGATGTTGTAGAATTCGATCTTCAAGAAGGAAGAAAAGGATTAAACGCCGTAAACGTAAAAGTAGTCTAA
- a CDS encoding nucleoside-diphosphate kinase: MATNRTFTMIKPDAVEKGHIGAILEKISSAGFKIAALKLTQMTKADAEAFYAIHSERPFFGELVEFMTRGPIVAAILEKENAVDDFRTLIGATNPAEAAEGTIRKLYAASIGENAVHGSDSDENAAIEGAFHFAGREQF; encoded by the coding sequence ATGGCAACAAATAGAACATTTACAATGATTAAGCCAGATGCGGTTGAAAAAGGACACATTGGAGCTATCTTAGAAAAAATTTCTTCAGCGGGCTTTAAAATTGCAGCCTTAAAATTAACACAAATGACAAAGGCTGACGCCGAAGCTTTTTATGCGATCCATAGTGAGCGTCCGTTTTTCGGTGAGTTGGTAGAGTTCATGACGCGTGGCCCTATTGTAGCTGCCATTTTAGAAAAGGAAAATGCTGTTGATGATTTTAGAACGTTAATTGGTGCAACAAACCCAGCTGAAGCTGCTGAAGGAACTATTAGAAAATTATATGCAGCCTCTATTGGAGAAAATGCTGTTCACGGTAGTGATAGCGATGAAAACGCTGCTATTGAAGGTGCTTTTCACTTTGCGGGGAGAGAACAGTTTTAG
- a CDS encoding DHH family phosphoesterase → MKKQDISSIKQLLATPKKIVIVPHKNPDGDAIGSTLGLYHYLLKHQHEAQVIAPNDYPNFLKWIPGNDHILIHDAQTSTSETLINEADIIFTLDFNAFHRTGNMEQILTESKALKIMIDHHQAPDDYATYMYSDVRMSSTCEMVYRFIDFLGDEKCIDACIATCLYVGIMTDTGSFRFSSTTSTTHRIVAKLIDKGAQNSEIHNNVYDTNSFERLQLLGCALTNLKVIPESRAAYISLSQEELNRFNYRKGDTEGIVNYALSLEGIILAAIFIEDKQEGIIKISLRSKGDFSVNDMSRAHFNGGGHTNAAGGRSEISLNKTIEKFISILPSYNQALNHA, encoded by the coding sequence ATGAAAAAACAAGATATTTCAAGCATAAAACAATTACTAGCAACTCCAAAAAAAATAGTCATTGTTCCTCATAAAAACCCTGATGGTGATGCTATTGGCTCTACTTTGGGGCTTTATCATTATTTATTAAAACACCAACATGAAGCACAGGTTATTGCACCTAATGACTATCCTAACTTTTTAAAATGGATCCCTGGAAATGACCATATTCTAATCCATGATGCTCAAACTAGCACCTCTGAAACCCTCATTAATGAGGCCGATATTATTTTTACATTAGACTTTAATGCCTTTCATCGTACGGGAAATATGGAGCAGATTTTAACTGAAAGTAAGGCTTTAAAAATCATGATTGACCACCATCAAGCTCCCGACGATTACGCCACTTATATGTATAGTGATGTTCGTATGAGTTCTACTTGCGAAATGGTTTACCGTTTTATTGATTTTTTAGGTGACGAAAAATGTATCGATGCCTGTATTGCAACCTGCTTATATGTTGGTATTATGACCGACACGGGTTCCTTTAGGTTCTCCTCGACCACCAGCACAACCCATCGTATTGTTGCCAAGCTTATTGATAAAGGGGCACAAAACTCAGAAATCCACAACAATGTTTACGACACCAACAGCTTCGAACGCCTACAATTATTAGGATGTGCGCTAACAAACCTGAAGGTGATCCCAGAATCGCGAGCGGCATATATTTCTCTATCTCAAGAAGAACTTAACCGCTTCAACTATAGAAAAGGCGATACCGAAGGCATCGTAAACTACGCCCTGTCTTTAGAAGGCATCATACTCGCAGCTATATTCATTGAAGATAAACAAGAGGGTATTATAAAGATCTCGTTACGATCTAAAGGTGATTTTTCTGTAAACGACATGTCTCGAGCGCATTTTAATGGTGGCGGCCACACCAATGCTGCAGGAGGACGAAGCGAGATATCATTAAATAAAACCATTGAAAAATTTATTAGTATATTGCCTAGTTATAACCAAGCTTTAAACCATGCATAA
- the gldI gene encoding gliding motility-associated peptidyl-prolyl isomerase GldI translates to MHKLLIIALALAFLGCKTPKPRRPVSVKSGSFIDASIERNKKLNAKEHATIENLLKQQKQDYIASESGFWYYYNTKIEADSLETPGFGDLVNYDYNIKSLNGKLIYSADELRTQNYTMDKEELFTGLREGLKLMKTGETVTFFFPSQKAYGYYGDNNRISNNVPLVCKVTVNSITQNE, encoded by the coding sequence ATGCATAAACTTCTAATCATCGCTTTAGCACTCGCTTTTTTAGGCTGTAAAACACCTAAGCCACGTCGACCTGTTTCAGTAAAATCAGGTTCTTTTATTGATGCATCTATAGAACGCAATAAAAAATTAAATGCCAAAGAACATGCCACTATCGAAAACCTTTTAAAGCAACAAAAACAAGATTACATTGCTTCTGAAAGCGGTTTTTGGTACTACTACAATACTAAAATCGAAGCAGACTCTCTAGAAACACCAGGTTTTGGAGATTTGGTAAATTACGATTACAACATAAAAAGCCTGAATGGTAAATTAATTTATTCTGCAGACGAATTACGAACACAAAACTACACCATGGATAAAGAAGAACTATTTACGGGGCTTCGTGAGGGTTTAAAACTTATGAAAACGGGCGAAACCGTAACCTTTTTCTTCCCGTCTCAAAAAGCTTATGGCTATTATGGCGATAACAATAGAATAAGCAATAATGTACCTCTAGTATGTAAGGTTACTGTAAATTCAATTACTCAAAACGAATGA
- a CDS encoding peptidylprolyl isomerase codes for MNLIKNTIKVLLLLFCICLSSCKNEDYPELEDGLYAELDTSKGTMIARLNMKETPITVANFVSLAEGTNTLVKTPYKGKKYYNSTIFHRVMNEFVIQGGDPTGTGKGNPGYRFMDEFHPDLKHDKPGMLSMANPGKNTNGSQFFITDVAKPHLDHVHTVFGEIIIGLDVLDSISNVKTNEKHRPLNDVVLNHVKIIRKGKAAQSFNAPKVFEKHFAEQERLEREKKEKSEAILKATHDKFEAQKEKATTLDSGLQFYISEKGKGKKLPKNAKALVDYSVFLVNGKLIGTSKLEVAEAHGAVNKKRKFADKYHPLTVELKPNAHMIPGFKEGLQQLHVGDKATLFIPYHLGYGDSGTKGIPGKSNLIFEVEVLELLK; via the coding sequence ATGAATCTCATAAAAAACACCATTAAAGTTTTACTGTTACTCTTTTGCATTTGTTTAAGTTCTTGCAAAAACGAGGATTACCCAGAGCTTGAAGACGGCCTTTATGCCGAGCTTGACACCTCAAAAGGGACCATGATAGCCAGGCTAAACATGAAGGAAACCCCCATAACAGTAGCTAATTTCGTTTCACTTGCCGAAGGCACAAACACCTTAGTTAAAACACCTTATAAAGGCAAAAAATATTATAATAGCACTATTTTCCATCGTGTCATGAACGAATTTGTAATTCAAGGTGGTGATCCTACAGGCACTGGAAAAGGAAATCCTGGTTATCGTTTTATGGATGAATTTCATCCCGATTTAAAACACGACAAACCTGGCATGCTTTCCATGGCTAACCCAGGAAAAAACACCAATGGGAGTCAGTTTTTCATCACCGATGTTGCAAAACCTCATTTAGACCATGTACACACAGTTTTTGGCGAGATCATAATAGGTCTTGATGTTTTAGATTCTATTTCAAATGTAAAAACTAATGAAAAACACCGACCACTAAACGATGTGGTTCTAAACCATGTAAAAATTATCCGAAAAGGTAAAGCGGCTCAGTCGTTTAATGCCCCAAAGGTTTTTGAAAAACATTTTGCAGAACAAGAACGTCTGGAAAGAGAGAAAAAAGAAAAATCTGAAGCCATTTTAAAAGCCACACACGATAAATTTGAGGCTCAAAAAGAAAAAGCAACCACACTAGACTCTGGATTACAATTTTATATCTCTGAAAAAGGTAAAGGCAAAAAACTTCCTAAAAACGCTAAGGCACTGGTGGACTACTCGGTATTTCTCGTTAACGGAAAATTAATTGGCACTAGCAAATTAGAAGTTGCTGAAGCCCATGGTGCCGTAAATAAAAAACGTAAATTTGCCGACAAATACCACCCCCTCACCGTTGAGCTAAAACCCAATGCCCACATGATACCTGGGTTTAAAGAAGGCTTACAACAATTACATGTTGGAGACAAAGCGACTTTATTCATTCCGTATCATTTAGGTTATGGCGATAGCGGTACAAAGGGAATTCCTGGTAAATCAAACCTCATTTTTGAAGTTGAAGTTTTAGAACTTTTAAAATAA
- the lgt gene encoding prolipoprotein diacylglyceryl transferase, with amino-acid sequence MHALKFDWNPITGIDIAGSFKIHFYSLMWVTAFILGWYIMKRIFTKEKVSLTYLDPLFIYTVLATMIGARLGHVLFYQSELISEDFFSIFLPFKFKGGFEFTGFQGLASHGAAIGIIIGMYLYRKKYNYKSLLWILDRVVIPVASGAIFIRIGNFINSEIIGKVTDSNFGVRFIQDQYYKREVMQLTGINDVQKAYDAIATNPKFQNLLNAVPYRHPSQLYESFCYIFVFLFLWYFYSKTNKKDQTGFLFGLFLVLLWSIRFFIEFTKEPQGDEYINWFNLNTGQWLSIPFVLIGLYFMFIYKPKTEVK; translated from the coding sequence ATGCATGCATTAAAATTCGATTGGAATCCCATTACTGGGATAGATATCGCTGGAAGTTTCAAAATTCATTTTTATAGCCTCATGTGGGTTACTGCTTTTATTTTGGGGTGGTACATTATGAAACGTATTTTCACCAAAGAAAAAGTATCCTTAACTTATTTAGACCCCCTTTTTATTTATACCGTTTTAGCAACTATGATTGGGGCTCGATTAGGTCATGTTTTATTTTACCAATCGGAATTGATATCAGAAGATTTTTTCAGCATATTTCTACCTTTCAAATTTAAAGGCGGTTTTGAGTTTACAGGATTTCAAGGACTCGCCAGTCATGGTGCCGCTATTGGTATTATTATTGGCATGTATTTATACCGTAAAAAATACAACTATAAATCACTACTTTGGATTTTAGACCGCGTGGTCATTCCCGTAGCATCAGGTGCCATTTTTATCCGTATTGGAAACTTTATAAACTCTGAAATTATAGGTAAAGTAACCGATTCTAATTTTGGCGTACGCTTTATTCAAGACCAATACTACAAGAGAGAAGTAATGCAACTTACAGGTATCAACGACGTTCAAAAAGCCTATGATGCGATTGCCACCAATCCTAAGTTTCAAAATCTATTAAATGCTGTTCCTTACAGACATCCGTCGCAACTTTACGAGTCGTTTTGCTACATTTTCGTATTTTTATTTTTGTGGTATTTCTATTCTAAAACCAACAAAAAAGACCAAACAGGATTTTTATTTGGTTTGTTTTTAGTATTACTATGGAGCATTCGTTTCTTTATAGAATTCACCAAAGAACCGCAAGGCGATGAATACATTAACTGGTTTAACCTTAATACTGGTCAGTGGTTAAGCATCCCGTTTGTATTAATAGGACTCTATTTCATGTTTATTTACAAGCCTAAAACTGAAGTAAAATAA
- a CDS encoding DUF192 domain-containing protein, whose translation MYIKRHLCFIIALLVLSTCKDHKKTIKQTEVSFTKEGELTVLSPSNTPKTTLDIEIADTEFDIQTGLMYRNSMLKTQGMLFVFNDEQERSFYMKNTKIPLDLIYIDGNKRIVSFQENAKPFDESSLPSNAPAQYVLEVNAGLVSTWNLKVGNIIQFTEK comes from the coding sequence ATGTATATCAAACGACACCTCTGTTTTATAATAGCTTTATTAGTCCTTTCAACATGTAAAGACCATAAAAAAACCATTAAACAAACCGAGGTGTCGTTTACCAAGGAAGGGGAACTAACCGTTTTAAGCCCCTCCAATACTCCAAAAACCACTTTGGATATAGAAATTGCAGATACCGAGTTTGATATCCAAACAGGATTAATGTATAGAAACTCGATGTTAAAAACCCAAGGCATGCTTTTTGTTTTTAATGATGAACAAGAGCGTTCTTTTTACATGAAAAACACTAAAATCCCTTTAGACTTAATTTATATTGATGGGAATAAAAGGATTGTAAGTTTTCAAGAAAACGCTAAGCCTTTCGACGAATCTTCACTTCCATCAAATGCTCCAGCTCAATATGTGTTAGAAGTTAATGCAGGATTGGTTAGCACCTGGAATCTTAAAGTTGGAAATATTATTCAATTCACTGAAAAATAG
- a CDS encoding DUF2092 domain-containing protein: MKNHLLTLTLLFMSSFGFAQTSKEIDSTAIFILDKMSAVIGDLESVNFHLSSSNDKFNEDKDIIKEYHESNISFSGPDKLHIRVNGSDEDIAYWYDGSFITYYNYNENNYVTLEAPETTLEMIDDMHDHYNFQFPAADFFYPAFTDDLIEAFDSIKYLGKKTTKGEDCYHIQAINKDLNVQIWVSTQPNVLPKHFVITYKNQSNLQYESTFSNWSLNPRIPDSKFHFLAPPNAKLISILKKGDS; encoded by the coding sequence ATGAAAAACCATTTATTAACGCTTACCCTCCTTTTTATGTCCTCCTTTGGGTTTGCCCAAACCTCTAAAGAAATTGACTCGACAGCCATCTTCATTCTTGATAAAATGAGTGCTGTTATTGGCGATTTAGAGTCTGTTAATTTTCATTTAAGCAGTTCTAACGATAAGTTTAATGAGGATAAAGATATTATAAAAGAATATCATGAAAGCAACATTTCATTTTCTGGACCAGACAAACTTCATATTCGTGTAAATGGGTCGGATGAAGACATAGCCTATTGGTATGATGGCTCCTTCATCACATACTACAACTACAACGAAAACAATTATGTAACTTTAGAAGCCCCTGAAACAACACTTGAAATGATTGATGACATGCACGATCATTACAATTTCCAGTTTCCTGCAGCCGATTTTTTCTATCCTGCCTTTACCGACGACTTAATTGAAGCATTTGATAGTATTAAATACCTTGGAAAGAAAACTACAAAAGGTGAAGACTGTTACCACATTCAAGCTATCAATAAAGATTTAAATGTACAAATATGGGTTTCCACACAACCTAACGTATTACCAAAACACTTTGTTATTACATATAAAAACCAATCTAATTTGCAGTATGAGTCTACGTTTAGCAACTGGTCTTTAAATCCAAGAATACCAGACTCTAAGTTTCATTTCTTAGCGCCCCCAAATGCAAAACTAATTAGTATTTTAAAAAAGGGCGATTCTTAA